Proteins encoded by one window of Halorussus salinus:
- a CDS encoding acyltransferase, translating into MTKRHVTLPDEMEDSLEDFLADVDRRLSNAGPDEPERTCEIVEEVLVDLHGDRDAYDRWQDGEEVSPAERVRLQSYDPCNATLESEYYAEKDEQKFRQSKHLQWLWRQFDATPMADNVEFALRFRAMLADHLFADCGEGCRFFKGISFTYGHNITMGDNVVVHDDVHLDDRGELTVGDRVSISDSAHVYTHDHDVVDQTQVENYHTVIEDDARVTYDSMIRAGVRVGENSIVGAKSIVQRDVPAHHVVVGQPAKSVKIKPGWEDVAEPVDAEIASEKEARHIEDEIPDDVEIFDEFQRDLHPPGET; encoded by the coding sequence ATGACCAAACGACACGTGACCCTCCCGGACGAGATGGAGGACTCCCTCGAAGACTTTCTCGCGGACGTAGACCGACGGCTCTCGAACGCTGGACCCGACGAACCGGAACGGACCTGCGAGATAGTCGAGGAGGTGCTGGTGGACCTCCACGGCGACCGGGACGCCTACGACCGGTGGCAGGACGGCGAGGAGGTCTCGCCCGCCGAGAGAGTCCGCCTCCAGAGCTACGACCCGTGTAACGCGACGCTCGAAAGCGAGTACTACGCCGAGAAGGACGAACAGAAGTTCCGCCAGTCCAAGCACCTCCAGTGGCTCTGGCGGCAGTTCGACGCCACGCCGATGGCCGACAACGTGGAGTTCGCGCTCCGGTTCCGCGCGATGCTCGCCGACCACCTCTTCGCGGACTGCGGCGAGGGCTGTCGGTTCTTCAAGGGTATCTCGTTCACCTACGGCCACAACATCACGATGGGCGACAACGTGGTGGTCCACGACGACGTGCATCTGGACGACCGCGGCGAGTTGACCGTCGGCGACCGCGTCTCCATCTCGGACTCGGCGCACGTCTACACCCACGACCACGACGTGGTAGACCAGACGCAAGTCGAGAACTACCACACCGTCATCGAAGACGACGCCCGCGTGACCTACGACTCGATGATTCGGGCGGGCGTCCGGGTCGGCGAGAACTCCATCGTCGGCGCGAAGTCCATCGTCCAGCGCGACGTGCCCGCCCACCACGTCGTGGTCGGCCAACCCGCGAAGAGCGTCAAAATCAAGCCCGGATGGGAGGACGTGGCCGAACCGGTGGACGCGGAGATAGCGTCCGAGAAAGAGGCCCGTCACATCGAGGACGAGATTCCGGACGACGTGGAGATTTTCGACGAGTTCCAGCGCGACCTGCATCCGCCCGGCGAGACGTAG
- a CDS encoding heme-binding protein: protein MTREPPATNEGWYALHDFRTVDWDAWRDAPQREREAALDSGVSFLRDRVDVTDAEEGSSAVFSMLGHKADLLVVHFRPTMADLDTAERAFEETAFAGYTDQTTSYVSVTEVGGYTSEEMTKEPSEIEDTGLARYAESKLYPDIPDSEFICFYPMDKRRAPGENWYDLPFDERAEMMDTHGEIGKTYAGQVKQIITGSIGFDDYEWGVDLFSNDPNHIKDLLYELRFDESSSKYAEFGPFYFGRQFPPEDLPAFMAGEEVPADESGDESGHPHGEGHGHGDGEGHHHGDESGGHHGEGGGHHGGDSGGHHGDDAGGADDGDIRGELEDLDIYAGQPHGEDVYAMVLYSEADPDELFEEVDGLRGNFDHYDTHVKTAVYQANEASDRDRSAVVSIWETQSAADTAGGFLADLPGIVARAGEESGFGTMGMFYTVKPEHREDFVEKFDTVGGLLADMDGHLETDLLANREDENDMFIASQWESKEDAMSFFRSDAFSNTVDWGRDVLADRPRHVFLA from the coding sequence ATGACCAGAGAACCTCCGGCGACCAACGAAGGGTGGTACGCGCTTCACGACTTCCGAACCGTAGACTGGGACGCGTGGCGCGACGCCCCGCAGCGCGAGCGGGAGGCCGCGCTCGACTCGGGCGTCTCGTTCCTCCGCGACCGCGTGGACGTAACCGATGCAGAGGAGGGCTCCTCGGCGGTGTTCTCGATGCTCGGGCACAAGGCCGACCTGCTGGTCGTCCACTTCCGGCCGACGATGGCCGACCTCGACACGGCCGAGCGCGCCTTCGAGGAGACCGCCTTCGCCGGGTACACCGACCAGACGACCTCCTACGTCTCGGTGACGGAGGTCGGCGGCTACACCTCCGAGGAGATGACCAAGGAGCCGTCGGAAATCGAGGACACCGGGCTGGCTCGTTACGCCGAGAGCAAACTCTACCCCGACATTCCCGACAGCGAGTTTATCTGTTTCTACCCGATGGACAAGCGTCGCGCGCCCGGCGAGAACTGGTACGACCTGCCGTTCGACGAGCGCGCCGAGATGATGGACACCCACGGCGAAATCGGGAAGACCTACGCCGGACAGGTCAAACAGATAATCACCGGCTCCATCGGCTTCGACGACTACGAGTGGGGCGTGGACCTGTTCAGCAACGACCCGAACCACATCAAAGACCTGCTCTACGAACTCCGGTTCGACGAGAGCAGTTCGAAGTACGCCGAGTTCGGTCCCTTCTACTTCGGCCGCCAGTTCCCGCCCGAGGACCTGCCCGCGTTCATGGCTGGCGAGGAGGTCCCGGCCGACGAGAGCGGCGACGAGTCGGGCCACCCGCACGGCGAGGGGCACGGCCACGGTGACGGTGAGGGCCACCACCACGGCGACGAGTCGGGCGGTCACCACGGCGAGGGTGGCGGCCATCACGGCGGCGACTCCGGAGGACACCACGGCGACGACGCGGGCGGCGCGGACGACGGCGACATCCGCGGCGAACTCGAAGACCTCGACATCTACGCGGGCCAGCCCCACGGCGAGGACGTGTACGCGATGGTCCTCTACTCGGAGGCCGACCCCGACGAACTCTTCGAGGAGGTAGACGGTCTGCGGGGCAACTTCGACCACTACGACACCCACGTCAAGACCGCGGTGTATCAGGCCAACGAAGCGAGCGACCGCGACCGCTCGGCGGTCGTGAGCATCTGGGAGACCCAGAGCGCGGCCGACACCGCGGGCGGGTTCCTCGCGGACCTGCCGGGAATCGTCGCGCGCGCCGGAGAGGAGAGCGGCTTCGGCACGATGGGGATGTTCTACACCGTCAAGCCCGAACACCGCGAGGACTTCGTGGAGAAGTTCGACACCGTGGGCGGCCTGCTGGCGGACATGGACGGCCACCTCGAAACCGACCTGCTGGCCAACCGCGAGGACGAGAACGACATGTTCATCGCCAGCCAATGGGAGTCCAAAGAGGACGCCATGTCGTTCTTCCGGAGCGACGCCTTCTCGAACACCGTCGATTGGGGCCGGGACGTGCTGGCCGACCGGCCGCGACACGTCTTCTTGGCCTGA
- a CDS encoding PadR family transcriptional regulator: MRKSGPPKGLIAYLVLELLDEKPRYGYEILKEIRSISGGHWEPSYGSVYPILYKFEEKGWAERIEREDEPDRKYFELTDAGRDELTEKRDETGGKAREFADVILGFYHVFAAFATDERFQVEDRADEWRFDEDFNAWIVEQLIRHYERDFGDFERIPDTPEEFAERMGLDDE, from the coding sequence ATGCGGAAGAGCGGCCCGCCGAAAGGCCTCATCGCGTATCTCGTGCTCGAACTGCTGGACGAGAAGCCTCGCTACGGCTACGAGATTCTCAAGGAGATTCGGTCCATCAGCGGCGGCCACTGGGAACCGTCCTACGGGTCGGTCTACCCCATCCTCTACAAGTTCGAGGAGAAAGGGTGGGCCGAGCGCATCGAGCGCGAGGACGAACCCGACCGCAAGTACTTCGAGTTGACCGACGCGGGCCGCGACGAACTGACCGAGAAACGCGACGAGACCGGCGGGAAGGCCCGCGAGTTCGCGGACGTAATCTTGGGCTTCTACCACGTCTTCGCGGCGTTCGCCACCGACGAGCGGTTTCAGGTCGAGGACCGGGCCGACGAGTGGCGCTTCGACGAGGACTTCAACGCGTGGATAGTCGAACAGCTCATCCGCCACTACGAGCGGGACTTCGGCGACTTCGAGCGCATCCCGGACACGCCCGAGGAGTTCGCCGAGCGGATGGGACTGGACGACGAGTGA
- a CDS encoding site-2 protease family protein, translated as MNDTLLWIAVGLAVYWFGMLYLDSQGWLPSYIGLQGPILTIHTKRGRRFLNRLAKPKRLWRAWGNFGLGITLVVMLGSFLLFALQAVLVVQNPPEPTAVSQPQNVLVIPGVNDFLPLSVAPEILFGLLVGLVVHEGGHGLMCRVEDIDIESMGIAMLAVIPMGAFVEPDEENRREADRGSQSRMFAAGVTNNFAITLVAFALLFGPVMGSIAVAPGAPVGDAFPNSAAADAGIEGGDRIVAVNGTEVEDNAALGAVLGNVTTADVSVTVVRDDSRTTMTVERRLLVTQIAKTSPFNDEIDTGWTVTAVNGTDVATDASLASELADRPIATFSAENGTNEKTFTAPVGALVTVQPDGPAPNVSNLSTRDSLVVTAIDGQRVANGSQFSTVLSNFEPGRTVTVSAFSKQGEEYERRTFELTLAGDDENVDAGFVAAPGVSGLTTVDFGVQSYPAEGFHNVLSGGVQLLGNTGSGPIVSFFTSIGGALVLPLATQSLNAAYNFAGFVGTNTNFYVVDGPLGAFGGGVFMLANVLFWIGWININLGFFNCIPAFPLDGGHILRTSAEAVVSRLPVEGSYRLTKVVTVTVGLTMASALLISIFGPRLLV; from the coding sequence ATGAACGACACGCTCTTGTGGATCGCCGTCGGTCTCGCGGTCTACTGGTTCGGGATGCTGTATCTCGACTCGCAGGGGTGGTTGCCGTCGTATATCGGTCTCCAAGGGCCGATTCTGACCATCCACACCAAGCGAGGCCGCCGGTTTCTGAACCGCCTCGCCAAGCCCAAACGGCTCTGGCGAGCGTGGGGGAACTTCGGACTCGGCATCACCTTGGTCGTGATGCTCGGGTCGTTTCTGCTGTTCGCGCTCCAAGCGGTGCTGGTCGTCCAGAACCCGCCGGAACCGACCGCGGTCTCCCAACCGCAGAACGTTCTGGTCATCCCCGGCGTCAACGACTTCCTGCCGCTGTCGGTCGCTCCCGAGATACTCTTCGGTCTCCTCGTCGGTCTGGTCGTCCACGAGGGCGGCCACGGCCTGATGTGTCGCGTCGAGGACATCGACATCGAGTCGATGGGCATCGCGATGCTGGCGGTGATTCCGATGGGCGCGTTCGTCGAACCCGACGAGGAGAACCGCCGCGAGGCCGACCGCGGGAGCCAGAGTCGGATGTTCGCCGCGGGCGTGACGAACAACTTCGCCATCACGCTCGTCGCGTTCGCCCTGCTGTTCGGGCCGGTGATGGGTTCTATCGCGGTCGCACCCGGCGCGCCGGTCGGCGACGCGTTCCCGAACTCGGCGGCGGCCGACGCCGGTATCGAAGGCGGCGACCGCATCGTCGCGGTCAACGGGACCGAAGTCGAGGACAACGCCGCCTTGGGCGCTGTACTCGGTAACGTCACCACTGCTGACGTGTCCGTCACGGTCGTCCGAGACGATTCACGGACGACGATGACAGTAGAGCGAAGGCTCCTCGTCACCCAGATAGCCAAGACCTCGCCCTTCAACGACGAGATAGACACCGGGTGGACGGTGACGGCGGTCAACGGTACGGACGTTGCGACCGACGCGTCGCTGGCGAGCGAACTCGCCGACCGACCGATAGCCACCTTCAGCGCCGAGAACGGCACCAACGAGAAGACGTTCACCGCCCCGGTCGGCGCGCTTGTCACCGTTCAACCGGACGGGCCAGCCCCGAACGTCTCGAACCTCTCGACGCGTGACTCGCTCGTCGTCACCGCTATCGACGGCCAGCGCGTCGCGAACGGGAGCCAGTTCTCGACGGTTCTCTCGAACTTCGAACCCGGACGGACCGTCACCGTGAGCGCCTTCTCGAAGCAGGGCGAGGAGTACGAGCGTCGCACCTTCGAGCTGACCCTCGCGGGTGACGACGAGAACGTTGACGCCGGATTCGTCGCGGCACCGGGCGTCTCCGGTCTCACCACGGTCGATTTCGGCGTTCAGTCGTACCCCGCCGAAGGGTTCCACAACGTCCTCTCGGGCGGCGTGCAGTTGCTGGGCAACACCGGCTCGGGTCCCATCGTCTCGTTCTTCACGAGCATCGGCGGGGCGCTCGTGTTGCCGCTGGCCACCCAGTCGCTGAACGCGGCCTACAACTTCGCCGGGTTCGTCGGCACGAACACCAACTTCTACGTCGTGGACGGGCCGCTGGGGGCGTTCGGCGGGGGCGTCTTCATGCTGGCGAACGTCCTGTTCTGGATCGGCTGGATAAACATCAACCTCGGCTTCTTCAACTGCATCCCGGCGTTCCCGCTCGACGGCGGCCACATCCTCCGGACGAGCGCGGAGGCGGTCGTCTCCCGACTCCCCGTCGAGGGGAGCTATCGGCTCACGAAAGTCGTGACCGTCACCGTCGGGCTGACGATGGCCTCGGCGCTGCTCATCTCGATATTCGGGCCGCGGCTCCTCGTGTGA
- the lysS gene encoding lysine--tRNA ligase: protein MSDEETEPAADRPREMHPDDDPYVLQGPQPHAFWAESVAEKILDRDPDEPIVIKGGISPSGVPHLGNMNEIVRGYFVAEALRDRGHEVRQVFTADDRDPLRKLPRKLADLDGNIVELGDVNAGALGRNLGKPYTAIPDPFGCCDSYGEHFSNLIERSAELLGIPVEMVSNTELYEEGEFEDLTRYLLENRETAREVLSHYQDKVDDEYVPFNPICEECGKITETVTAVHPDEGTVEYVCTDMEAGDQTIEGCGHEGTATFREGKLPWRFEWPGQWQVLGVDHEPFGKDHAEGSWPSGSDVARNVLDIEPPVPMAYEWFTLDGEAFSSSSGHVVMVQDVLEMIEPEVLRYFFTKDPSKARDFSVEHFDLLVDDFDAFERTYYAEDRDGDAHGADGSDTDGSDADEKAAEIAAAAYPPTIRPTLAARFDAAGDPISTPDEKSVPVTDDRRAQLDALTDERFGERVRLPYTFAAVLGMTDDPDLREEIARREGHVPDDAPEWVTEFALSRVARAREWARRTGNEFDYELKRAEMPAVELDDETAAALDELAAFVADHDDPDEIQGEIYETAKRHDIDIGEFFSVGYRLFFDDEEGPKLGPFLAKLDEEFVVGRLRREA from the coding sequence ATGAGCGACGAGGAGACCGAACCGGCGGCCGACCGCCCGCGGGAGATGCATCCCGACGACGACCCCTACGTCCTCCAAGGGCCCCAGCCCCACGCCTTCTGGGCCGAGTCGGTCGCCGAGAAGATTCTGGACCGCGACCCCGACGAGCCGATAGTGATCAAGGGCGGTATCTCTCCCTCCGGTGTGCCCCACCTCGGGAACATGAACGAAATCGTCCGGGGCTACTTCGTCGCCGAAGCCCTCCGCGACCGGGGCCACGAGGTCCGGCAGGTGTTCACCGCCGACGACCGCGACCCGCTCCGCAAGCTCCCCCGGAAGCTGGCCGACTTGGACGGCAACATCGTGGAGCTAGGCGACGTGAACGCCGGAGCGTTGGGACGCAACCTCGGCAAGCCCTACACCGCGATTCCGGACCCCTTCGGGTGCTGTGACTCCTACGGCGAACACTTCTCGAACCTCATCGAGCGGAGCGCCGAACTGCTGGGCATCCCCGTCGAGATGGTCTCGAACACCGAACTGTACGAGGAGGGCGAGTTCGAGGACCTGACCCGCTACCTGCTCGAAAACCGAGAGACTGCTCGGGAAGTCCTCTCGCACTATCAGGACAAGGTGGACGACGAGTACGTCCCGTTCAACCCCATCTGCGAGGAGTGCGGCAAGATAACCGAGACCGTCACCGCGGTCCACCCCGACGAGGGCACCGTCGAGTACGTCTGCACCGACATGGAGGCTGGCGACCAGACCATCGAGGGGTGTGGCCACGAGGGGACCGCGACGTTCCGCGAGGGCAAACTTCCGTGGCGCTTCGAGTGGCCCGGCCAGTGGCAGGTGCTGGGCGTGGACCACGAACCGTTCGGCAAGGACCACGCCGAAGGCTCGTGGCCGAGCGGAAGCGACGTAGCCCGGAACGTGCTGGACATCGAACCGCCGGTCCCGATGGCCTACGAGTGGTTCACCCTCGACGGCGAGGCGTTCTCGTCGTCGTCGGGCCACGTCGTCATGGTCCAAGACGTGCTGGAGATGATCGAACCCGAGGTCCTGCGGTACTTCTTCACCAAGGACCCGAGCAAGGCGCGGGACTTCAGCGTCGAACACTTCGACCTCCTCGTGGACGATTTCGACGCCTTCGAGCGCACCTACTACGCCGAGGACCGCGACGGAGACGCGCACGGGGCCGACGGAAGTGACACCGACGGGAGCGACGCCGACGAGAAAGCCGCCGAAATCGCGGCGGCCGCATACCCGCCGACGATTCGGCCGACGCTGGCGGCTCGCTTCGATGCGGCGGGCGACCCGATTTCGACTCCCGACGAGAAGAGCGTCCCCGTCACCGACGACCGCCGCGCCCAACTCGACGCGCTGACCGACGAGCGGTTCGGCGAGCGCGTCCGTCTGCCCTACACCTTCGCCGCAGTGCTGGGGATGACCGACGACCCCGACCTCCGCGAGGAGATCGCCCGGCGCGAGGGCCACGTCCCCGACGACGCGCCCGAGTGGGTCACGGAGTTCGCGCTCTCGCGGGTCGCCCGCGCCCGTGAGTGGGCGCGCCGGACCGGCAACGAGTTCGACTACGAACTCAAGCGCGCCGAGATGCCCGCCGTCGAACTGGACGACGAGACGGCGGCCGCGTTGGACGAACTCGCCGCCTTCGTCGCGGACCACGACGACCCCGACGAGATTCAGGGCGAAATCTACGAGACCGCCAAGCGCCACGATATCGACATTGGCGAGTTTTTCTCGGTGGGCTACCGCCTCTTCTTCGACGACGAGGAGGGACCGAAACTCGGCCCGTTCCTCGCGAAACTGGACGAGGAGTTCGTGGTCGGCCGACTCCGCAGAGAGGCGTAG
- the pyrH gene encoding UMP kinase: MKVVVSIGGSVLAPDLGSERVRAHADVIEDLAAEGCTIGTVVGGGGVAREYIGAARDLGANEIELDDIGIDVTRLNARLLIAALSEEAVPSPPEDYETAGAAMHRGDIAVMGGVTPGQTTDAVSAALAEYTNADLLVYATSVPGVFSDDPNETDDAQKYDELTGGELVDVIAGLEMNAGSSAPVDILAAKLIERSGVRTIVLDGTDPERIADAVRYGEHEGTDVLPEGADDQMTYWVQDES, translated from the coding sequence ATGAAAGTAGTCGTCTCCATCGGCGGGAGCGTCCTCGCGCCGGACCTCGGGTCCGAGCGAGTGCGCGCCCACGCCGACGTAATCGAGGACCTCGCCGCCGAAGGCTGTACCATCGGGACCGTCGTCGGCGGCGGCGGCGTCGCCCGCGAGTACATCGGCGCGGCGCGGGACTTGGGAGCCAACGAGATCGAACTCGACGACATCGGCATCGACGTGACGCGACTGAACGCGCGACTCCTCATCGCGGCGCTGTCCGAGGAGGCCGTGCCGAGTCCGCCCGAGGACTACGAGACCGCCGGTGCGGCGATGCACCGAGGAGACATCGCGGTCATGGGCGGGGTCACGCCGGGCCAGACCACCGACGCCGTGAGCGCGGCCTTGGCCGAGTACACCAACGCCGACCTGCTGGTCTACGCGACCAGCGTCCCCGGCGTCTTCAGCGACGACCCCAACGAGACCGACGACGCCCAGAAGTACGACGAACTCACCGGCGGGGAACTCGTGGACGTTATCGCCGGATTGGAGATGAACGCCGGGAGTTCCGCGCCCGTGGACATTCTGGCGGCGAAACTCATCGAGCGGTCGGGCGTGCGCACCATCGTCCTCGACGGCACGGACCCCGAGCGCATCGCCGACGCGGTGCGCTACGGCGAACACGAGGGCACCGACGTACTGCCCGAGGGTGCCGACGACCAGATGACCTACTGGGTCCAAGACGAGTCATGA
- a CDS encoding molybdopterin synthase has translation MHVLSVVGPESAARGVADRLAARLGEAARVAEVHRTETSVEPDESADARYELDNEGWTATGRDRSLDDLLADLAPDYDYALLVGFSEADAPRVVVGEGDDSGIESDAPGETIVRADDPNEVDPAEVRARLDDTDPYETLESLVARVKRSDDAPYSGAIATFTGRVRAKEDEDDDPTELLEFEKYEGVAEERMADISAELEEREGVFDVVMHHRTGVIEYGEDIVFVVVLAGHREEAFRTVEDGIDRLKDEVPIFKKEVTTDEQFWVHEQS, from the coding sequence ATGCACGTACTGAGCGTCGTCGGCCCCGAGTCGGCGGCCCGAGGAGTCGCCGACCGACTGGCGGCCCGCCTCGGCGAGGCGGCCCGCGTCGCCGAGGTCCACCGGACCGAGACCAGCGTCGAACCCGACGAATCTGCGGACGCGAGGTACGAACTCGACAACGAGGGGTGGACCGCGACCGGGCGCGACCGGTCACTGGACGACCTGCTCGCGGACCTCGCGCCCGACTACGACTACGCGCTCCTCGTCGGCTTTTCGGAGGCCGACGCGCCGCGGGTCGTCGTCGGCGAGGGCGACGATTCGGGAATCGAGTCCGACGCGCCCGGCGAGACCATCGTCCGCGCCGACGACCCCAACGAGGTGGACCCCGCCGAGGTGCGGGCGCGACTGGACGACACCGACCCCTACGAGACGCTCGAATCGCTGGTCGCGCGGGTCAAACGCTCCGACGACGCGCCCTACTCGGGAGCCATCGCCACCTTCACCGGGCGGGTCCGGGCGAAGGAAGACGAAGACGACGACCCGACCGAACTCCTCGAATTCGAGAAGTACGAGGGGGTCGCCGAGGAGCGAATGGCCGACATCAGCGCGGAACTGGAGGAGCGCGAGGGCGTCTTCGACGTGGTGATGCACCACCGCACGGGCGTCATCGAGTACGGCGAGGACATCGTGTTCGTCGTCGTGCTGGCGGGCCACCGCGAGGAGGCCTTTCGGACGGTCGAGGACGGCATCGACCGCCTCAAAGACGAGGTGCCGATATTCAAGAAGGAGGTCACGACCGACGAGCAGTTCTGGGTCCACGAGCAGTCCTGA
- a CDS encoding DUF7123 family protein: MSATTQPSDAPEPQSKEQRLKQFLRSKADDGEMYFKSKFIADEVGLSAKEIGALMVKLKDSATDLEIEKWSYTSATTWRVCSA, translated from the coding sequence ATGAGCGCAACTACCCAGCCCTCCGACGCCCCCGAACCGCAGTCCAAGGAACAGCGCCTCAAGCAGTTCCTCCGGTCCAAAGCAGACGACGGGGAGATGTACTTCAAGAGCAAGTTCATCGCGGACGAAGTCGGTCTCTCCGCGAAGGAGATCGGCGCGCTGATGGTCAAGCTCAAGGACTCGGCGACCGACCTCGAAATCGAGAAGTGGTCGTACACGAGCGCGACCACGTGGCGCGTCTGCTCGGCGTAG